In Marixanthomonas ophiurae, one genomic interval encodes:
- a CDS encoding LOG family protein: protein MRNEQKNKNWNLVKTNDSWAIFKIMGEFVNGYEKLSKIGPCVSIFGSARTKPDHDYYKLAERIAEKITNNGYGVITGGGPGIMEAGNKGAHLAGGTSVGLNITLPFEQHDNPYIDSDKSIDFDYFFVRKVMFVKYSQGFVVMPGGFGTLDEFFEALTLIQTHKIDKFPIILVGSKFWSGLWDWVKGTLLEANNNVSKEDLELVHIVDNEDEVLDILNQFYNEYNLSPNF, encoded by the coding sequence ATGAGAAACGAACAAAAAAACAAAAACTGGAACTTAGTAAAAACCAACGACTCTTGGGCTATTTTCAAGATAATGGGTGAATTTGTAAATGGCTACGAAAAACTCAGCAAAATTGGGCCTTGCGTTTCTATTTTTGGTTCTGCCCGTACGAAACCAGACCATGATTATTATAAATTAGCCGAACGTATCGCTGAAAAAATAACAAACAATGGCTATGGGGTTATTACTGGTGGTGGACCAGGTATTATGGAAGCTGGTAATAAAGGGGCGCATTTGGCTGGTGGGACTTCTGTAGGATTAAACATTACATTACCTTTTGAGCAACACGACAATCCGTATATTGATAGCGATAAAAGCATTGATTTTGATTACTTTTTTGTGCGTAAAGTAATGTTCGTTAAATACTCTCAAGGGTTCGTGGTTATGCCCGGTGGTTTTGGAACATTAGATGAGTTTTTTGAAGCCCTTACGCTTATACAAACGCATAAAATAGATAAGTTCCCTATAATTCTCGTAGGAAGTAAATTTTGGAGCGGATTATGGGATTGGGTTAAAGGAACGCTGCTAGAGGCTAATAATAATGTTAGTAAAGAAGATCTAGAATTGGTTCATATTGTTGACAATGAAGATGAAGTTCTTGATATATTAAATCAGTTTTATAATGAATATAACCTAAGTCCCAATTTCTAA
- the uvrA gene encoding excinuclease ABC subunit UvrA, with product MAKNENFIEVLGARVHNLKDIDVKIPRDKLVVITGLSGSGKSSLAFDTIYAEGQRRYIETFSAYARQFLGNLERPDVDKIDGLSPVIAIEQKTTSKSPRSTVGTITEIYDFLRLLYARASDAYSYNTGEKMVSYSDEQIKNLIIEEFNGKKISVLAPVIRSRKGHYRELFEQIAKQGFVKVRVDGEVKDIVKGMRTDRYKTHDIEIVIDRLKVSTETENSKRLSETINTAMYHGDDVLMVLDNETNQARFFSRSLMCPTTGISYPNPEPNNFSFNSPKGMCPNCKGLGTLYEINLNKIVPDDSLSIKKGALAPHGPQKKNWVFKQLELIAQKFDFELSDPFSKIPKEAKEMIFHGGNSAFEVDSKTLGITRKYKIDFEGVATFLQNTFEANESRSLQRWAKEYMDKVVCPECEGSRLRKESLFFKVNDKNIAELAHMDIIELASWFKNIEKDLSKTQLKIGSEIIKEVRTRIQFLVDVGLTYLALDRSSKSLSGGEAQRIRLATQIGSQLVGVLYILDEPSIGLHQRDNEKLIESLVSLRDIGNSVLVVEHDKDMIESADYVIDIGPAAGKHGGEIVSEGTPSEILKHKTLTAEYLNGSKEIEIPKKRREGNGKTLKLSGATGNNLKKVTVEFPLGTMIGVTGVSGSGKSTLINETLYPILNAEIYNGVKKPMPYKKIEGLEHLDKVIDINQSPIGRTPRSNPATYTGVFSEIRSLFAKIPESMIRGYKPGRFSFNVKGGRCETCKGAGLKVIEMNFLPDVYVECETCQGKRFNRETLEIRYKGNSIYDVLSMTINESCEFFEHIPKVYRKLKTIQDVGLGYITLGQQSTTLSGGEAQRVKLATELSKRGTGNTFYILDEPTTGLHFEDIRVLMLVLNKLVKKGNTVLIIEHNLDVIKTVDYIIDIGPEGGKKGGKVIAKGTPEEIIKNKKSHTAHFLKKELHS from the coding sequence ATGGCAAAAAATGAAAATTTTATTGAAGTTTTAGGGGCACGTGTTCATAATTTAAAGGACATAGATGTTAAAATTCCAAGAGATAAGTTAGTTGTCATTACTGGTTTATCTGGTAGCGGAAAATCTTCATTGGCTTTTGATACAATCTATGCAGAAGGTCAACGCCGATATATTGAAACATTCTCAGCTTATGCTCGCCAATTTTTAGGGAATTTAGAACGTCCAGATGTCGATAAAATTGATGGTCTCTCCCCTGTAATTGCTATTGAACAAAAAACCACCAGTAAAAGTCCACGATCTACCGTAGGCACCATTACCGAAATTTATGATTTTCTTCGTTTACTATATGCACGTGCCAGCGATGCGTATAGCTATAATACGGGCGAAAAAATGGTGAGTTATAGCGATGAGCAAATTAAAAATTTAATTATTGAAGAGTTCAATGGTAAAAAAATAAGTGTTCTAGCTCCCGTTATTCGATCCAGAAAAGGCCATTATCGTGAACTTTTTGAGCAAATTGCCAAACAAGGTTTTGTAAAAGTTAGAGTTGACGGTGAGGTAAAAGATATTGTAAAGGGAATGCGCACAGATCGCTATAAAACCCATGATATAGAAATTGTTATTGACCGCTTAAAAGTCTCAACTGAAACAGAAAACAGTAAACGCCTTAGCGAAACCATTAATACTGCTATGTATCATGGTGACGATGTGTTGATGGTTTTGGATAACGAAACCAATCAAGCTCGCTTTTTTAGCCGTTCGTTAATGTGTCCAACCACTGGAATTTCGTACCCGAATCCTGAGCCGAATAACTTCTCATTTAATTCACCTAAAGGAATGTGTCCTAATTGTAAAGGATTAGGAACTTTATATGAAATAAATCTTAATAAGATTGTCCCAGATGATAGCTTGTCTATCAAGAAAGGAGCGTTGGCGCCACACGGCCCTCAAAAGAAAAATTGGGTTTTTAAACAACTTGAATTAATTGCACAGAAATTTGATTTTGAGTTAAGCGATCCTTTTAGTAAAATTCCGAAAGAAGCAAAAGAAATGATTTTCCATGGTGGAAATTCAGCTTTTGAAGTCGATTCAAAAACCCTTGGAATTACCCGAAAATATAAAATAGATTTTGAAGGAGTCGCCACTTTTTTACAAAATACATTTGAAGCAAATGAATCTCGATCGTTACAGCGATGGGCAAAAGAATATATGGATAAAGTAGTCTGTCCAGAGTGCGAAGGAAGCCGCTTACGAAAAGAGTCTTTGTTTTTTAAAGTGAACGATAAAAACATAGCCGAACTTGCCCATATGGACATCATCGAGCTAGCAAGCTGGTTTAAAAACATTGAAAAAGACCTAAGTAAAACACAGCTTAAAATTGGTTCCGAAATTATAAAAGAAGTACGAACACGTATTCAATTTTTGGTCGATGTAGGTCTAACCTATTTAGCGCTCGACCGAAGCTCAAAATCACTTTCCGGAGGGGAAGCCCAACGTATTAGACTGGCTACACAAATTGGTTCGCAATTAGTTGGTGTGCTGTATATTTTAGATGAACCAAGCATTGGTTTGCATCAACGCGATAATGAAAAACTAATTGAATCGCTGGTTTCTCTTCGAGATATTGGCAATTCGGTGCTCGTGGTGGAACACGACAAAGACATGATTGAAAGTGCTGATTATGTTATTGATATTGGACCTGCGGCAGGAAAGCACGGTGGCGAAATTGTTTCAGAAGGAACTCCTTCGGAAATATTAAAACACAAAACCCTTACCGCAGAGTATCTTAATGGAAGTAAGGAAATTGAAATCCCTAAGAAAAGACGGGAAGGAAACGGAAAAACCTTAAAGCTTTCAGGAGCCACTGGAAACAATTTGAAAAAAGTAACAGTCGAGTTTCCTTTAGGGACTATGATTGGGGTTACAGGTGTCTCAGGTAGCGGAAAATCTACGTTAATTAATGAAACCCTCTACCCTATTTTAAATGCCGAAATATACAATGGTGTTAAAAAACCAATGCCATATAAAAAAATTGAAGGGTTAGAACATCTTGACAAAGTGATTGATATTAACCAATCGCCCATTGGCCGTACGCCACGTTCCAATCCGGCTACTTATACTGGTGTGTTTTCAGAAATACGGAGTTTATTTGCCAAAATTCCTGAATCGATGATTCGAGGATATAAACCGGGACGTTTCAGTTTTAATGTAAAAGGAGGTCGTTGCGAAACCTGCAAAGGTGCCGGTTTAAAGGTTATAGAAATGAACTTCCTACCCGATGTGTATGTAGAGTGTGAAACGTGCCAAGGAAAACGTTTTAACCGTGAAACATTGGAAATTCGATATAAAGGAAATTCAATTTACGACGTGTTAAGTATGACCATTAATGAGTCTTGTGAATTTTTTGAGCACATCCCGAAAGTTTACAGAAAACTTAAAACTATTCAGGATGTTGGCTTAGGTTATATTACTTTAGGACAGCAATCTACTACTCTTTCTGGTGGAGAAGCACAGCGTGTAAAACTTGCTACAGAGCTTTCAAAACGTGGTACCGGAAATACATTTTACATCCTTGATGAGCCTACAACTGGTTTACATTTTGAAGACATAAGAGTATTAATGTTGGTATTGAACAAGTTGGTTAAAAAGGGTAATACAGTACTTATTATAGAACATAATCTAGATGTTATAAAAACGGTGGATTATATTATCGATATTGGTCCTGAAGGCGGGAAAAAAGGAGGAAAAGTAATTGCAAAAGGAACTCCCGAAGAAATTATTAAAAACAAAAAAAGCCATACGGCTCATTTTCTTAAAAAAGAATTACATTCGTGA
- the ggt gene encoding gamma-glutamyltransferase: MKSLPYLLFFLLIISCKEAPQTKEPSKGTINQEAIKKPVKKAVIADSAMVVSAREEASKIGVEILKKGGNAFDAMIATEMALAVTYPYAGNLGGGGFIVYRTQYGELGSIDYREKAPKRASRDMYLDENGDYNTEESKTGGLAVGVPGTIAGIFAVHEKLGSLPMEVILQPVISLATNGFTLTESQVERFIEYAPEFEKVNGEESIYTKAYKTGDTLKNIALANTLKRIVKNGRAGFYKGETAKTLASFIQEKGGIITQKDLESYEAEWREPVVFEYKDLKVISMGPPSSGGIVLGQILNMIEPYSIETYGHNSAKYIQLLTEAERRAYADRSHYLGDPDFVTIPTDSLLSKNYAKRRMNNFSFEAATSSTKISPGSVQGYESTETTHYSIVDQFGNAVAATTTLNAAYGSKLYVKDLGFFLNNEMDDFSAKPGEPNMFGLLGGEANAIEPQKRMLSSMTPSIVEKNDSLWMSVGTPGGSTIITSVLQTILNVSEFNMDMQEAVDAPRFHHQWLPDKIIFEPQGFSEKLMDSLETKGYIINKKETPVIGKVDGILVLPTGKLEGGADKRGDDTAKGF; encoded by the coding sequence ATGAAATCACTCCCCTACCTTCTTTTCTTTTTATTAATTATATCGTGTAAAGAAGCACCTCAAACAAAAGAACCATCCAAAGGCACTATTAACCAAGAAGCAATAAAAAAGCCTGTAAAAAAGGCTGTTATTGCCGATAGTGCGATGGTTGTTTCGGCACGGGAAGAAGCTTCAAAAATTGGAGTTGAAATTTTAAAAAAAGGCGGAAATGCCTTTGATGCGATGATCGCTACCGAAATGGCACTGGCTGTAACCTATCCCTATGCAGGAAATCTGGGCGGCGGTGGATTTATAGTGTACAGAACACAATACGGCGAATTAGGAAGCATCGATTACCGTGAAAAAGCTCCCAAGAGGGCTAGTCGCGATATGTATTTGGATGAAAATGGAGATTACAACACTGAAGAAAGTAAAACAGGGGGGTTAGCTGTTGGCGTTCCAGGAACCATTGCTGGTATTTTTGCAGTTCATGAAAAACTGGGCTCTTTACCTATGGAAGTCATTCTACAACCCGTAATTAGCCTTGCCACTAATGGTTTTACTTTAACCGAAAGTCAGGTAGAACGATTTATAGAATATGCTCCTGAGTTTGAAAAAGTAAATGGCGAAGAATCCATCTACACTAAGGCCTATAAAACTGGCGATACCCTAAAAAACATAGCACTTGCTAATACTTTAAAACGAATTGTAAAAAACGGACGAGCAGGTTTTTATAAAGGCGAAACAGCAAAAACATTAGCTAGTTTTATTCAAGAAAAAGGAGGCATAATCACACAAAAAGATCTTGAAAGTTATGAAGCCGAATGGCGCGAACCAGTAGTTTTTGAGTACAAAGATTTAAAAGTAATTTCTATGGGACCTCCATCTAGCGGTGGAATTGTCTTAGGTCAGATTTTAAATATGATTGAGCCGTACTCCATTGAAACGTATGGACACAATTCGGCTAAATATATTCAATTACTTACCGAAGCGGAACGTAGAGCGTATGCAGATAGAAGTCACTATCTAGGCGACCCTGATTTTGTAACTATCCCAACCGATTCTTTATTATCGAAAAACTATGCAAAACGAAGAATGAATAATTTTTCATTTGAAGCCGCAACTTCTTCAACCAAAATAAGCCCTGGTAGCGTTCAAGGCTACGAAAGCACTGAAACTACACATTATTCTATTGTAGATCAATTTGGGAATGCCGTAGCTGCAACCACTACCTTAAATGCAGCTTATGGTTCAAAGCTGTATGTGAAGGACTTAGGCTTTTTCTTAAACAACGAAATGGACGATTTTAGCGCTAAACCAGGTGAACCTAATATGTTTGGCCTACTTGGTGGCGAAGCAAATGCTATTGAACCCCAAAAACGAATGCTAAGCTCAATGACGCCCTCTATTGTTGAAAAGAATGATAGCCTTTGGATGAGTGTTGGTACACCGGGCGGTTCTACTATTATTACTTCTGTGTTGCAAACTATCTTAAATGTATCAGAATTTAATATGGACATGCAAGAAGCTGTCGATGCTCCACGTTTTCACCACCAATGGTTACCGGATAAAATTATATTTGAACCTCAAGGATTTTCAGAAAAATTAATGGATAGCCTTGAAACAAAAGGTTATATTATAAATAAAAAAGAAACGCCCGTAATAGGAAAAGTTGATGGCATCTTAGTACTCCCAACTGGAAAATTAGAAGGTGGAGCGGATAAAAGAGGGGATGATACTGCTAAAGGATTTTAA
- a CDS encoding acyl carrier protein phosphodiesterase encodes MNFLAHIYLSSEDEGITIGNFIADGIKGKKYKKYPSNIQKGILLHREIDTFTDSHPTVRLSTARLHENYSHYSGVIVDILYDHFLAKNWSQYHKLPLDVYVENFYDLLRNNFAILPTRIQRMMPYMITDNWLLSYATVRGISTILDQMNVRTKGKSKMNFAVLELEQYYDEFEAEFTSFFDELIIFSEEKLKEL; translated from the coding sequence ATGAATTTTTTAGCACACATCTATCTTTCTAGTGAAGATGAAGGTATAACCATAGGAAACTTTATTGCCGATGGCATTAAAGGTAAAAAGTATAAAAAATATCCTTCTAACATTCAGAAAGGTATTTTATTACATCGTGAAATAGACACCTTTACTGATAGTCATCCTACGGTACGGCTAAGTACAGCAAGACTTCACGAGAATTATAGTCACTACAGCGGAGTAATTGTCGATATTCTATATGATCACTTTTTAGCTAAAAATTGGAGCCAATATCATAAGCTTCCGTTAGATGTGTATGTAGAAAATTTTTATGATTTACTTCGGAATAACTTTGCCATCTTACCTACAAGAATTCAACGAATGATGCCATATATGATAACGGATAATTGGCTGCTGAGTTATGCCACTGTAAGAGGAATCAGCACCATTTTAGATCAGATGAATGTTCGCACTAAAGGAAAATCTAAAATGAATTTTGCTGTGCTAGAACTCGAACAATATTATGATGAATTTGAAGCGGAATTCACTTCCTTTTTTGATGAATTGATTATATTTTCAGAAGAAAAACTAAAAGAATTATGA
- the glmM gene encoding phosphoglucosamine mutase translates to MTLIKSISGIRGTIGGSQGENLTPIDAVKYAAAYGSWVKKQRQKEEYRVVVGRDARISGEMVQQLVMNTLVGMGIHVIDLNLSTTPTVEMAVMMEHADGGIILTASHNPKQWNALKLLNKDGEFLNAEAGQEILNIAEAENINFSEVDDLGKITTNDAYIDLHIDEILELPLVNTSAIKKANLKVVVDGVNSTGGIAIPLLLKALGVQTVELFCEPTGEFPHNPEPLKEHLTDLMEKVVNENADFGIVVDPDVDRLAFVDEKGEMFGEEYTLVAVADYVLQHNPGNTVSNMSSSRALRDVTEKHNGTYTASAVGEVNVVQKMKDTKAVIGGEGNGGIIYPELHYGRDSLVGVALFLSHLAEEKISVSELRTRYPSYYMSKKKIELTPQLDVDKILKSIESKYASEEINTLDGVKIDFAENWVHLRKSNTEPIIRIYTEGPSQKDADTLADRFITEIKAVAEN, encoded by the coding sequence ATGACATTGATAAAATCTATTTCGGGAATACGTGGAACCATTGGCGGTTCGCAAGGTGAAAATTTAACTCCAATTGATGCTGTAAAGTATGCAGCAGCTTATGGCAGTTGGGTAAAAAAACAACGACAAAAAGAAGAATACCGTGTAGTTGTTGGGCGTGATGCACGTATTTCGGGAGAGATGGTACAACAATTAGTAATGAACACACTAGTGGGTATGGGAATCCACGTAATTGATCTTAATTTATCAACTACCCCAACAGTTGAAATGGCAGTAATGATGGAACACGCCGATGGTGGAATTATTTTAACGGCAAGTCATAACCCAAAACAATGGAATGCGCTTAAATTACTAAATAAAGATGGTGAGTTTTTAAATGCTGAAGCTGGACAAGAAATATTGAATATTGCTGAAGCCGAAAACATCAATTTCTCTGAAGTAGATGATTTAGGAAAAATAACTACCAACGATGCATATATAGACTTACATATTGATGAGATACTAGAATTACCTCTGGTAAATACTTCAGCTATTAAAAAAGCAAACCTTAAAGTGGTTGTCGACGGTGTCAACTCAACTGGAGGAATTGCAATCCCGTTGCTACTTAAAGCGTTGGGCGTTCAAACAGTCGAGTTATTCTGTGAACCAACGGGTGAGTTTCCACATAATCCAGAGCCTTTAAAAGAGCATTTAACTGATTTGATGGAGAAAGTAGTGAACGAAAATGCTGATTTTGGTATTGTGGTAGATCCCGATGTAGATAGATTGGCTTTTGTAGATGAAAAAGGCGAAATGTTTGGTGAAGAATATACCTTGGTTGCTGTTGCCGATTATGTGCTTCAGCACAACCCTGGAAACACGGTAAGCAATATGTCTTCTTCTCGTGCCTTACGAGATGTTACTGAAAAACACAACGGAACGTATACGGCAAGTGCTGTGGGTGAAGTAAATGTGGTTCAGAAAATGAAAGACACCAAAGCCGTTATTGGAGGCGAAGGAAATGGCGGTATTATTTATCCAGAATTACACTACGGAAGGGATAGCTTGGTTGGAGTCGCTCTATTTTTGAGTCACTTAGCCGAAGAAAAAATTTCAGTAAGTGAACTCAGAACACGCTATCCATCCTATTATATGAGTAAGAAGAAAATTGAGCTAACGCCTCAATTAGATGTAGATAAAATTCTGAAATCAATTGAAAGTAAATATGCTTCAGAAGAAATTAATACGCTTGACGGGGTTAAAATAGATTTTGCTGAAAATTGGGTTCACCTTAGAAAATCGAACACGGAGCCTATTATTAGAATTTATACAGAAGGGCCTTCACAAAAAGATGCCGATACTTTAGCAGATCGCTTTATTACAGAAATTAAGGCAGTAGCAGAGAATTAA
- a CDS encoding lysophospholipid acyltransferase family protein, which produces MQRLLYYLLYPILWLVSILPMWLLYIKSSALYIITYYIIGYRKKVVKNNLNLVFPDHSPEEINRIAKGFYKHLCDIIFETIKSLTISEKEIRKRFQFENIEMLQQLYEKDKSFLLMCGHYASWEWSFILPSHINHKSYAVYKKLDNPYFDTLVKNIRGRFGAETITNKKIVPLLFRNSKKNINSAALILSDQSPKKNAYKHRDTFMGIDVPVFTGTEELAKRLDFAAVYLKIKKVKRGYYKASFELLAENPKEYPGFEITRMFLTEIENQIKEQPEFYLWSHKRWKHRIQ; this is translated from the coding sequence ATGCAAAGGCTACTTTATTATTTGTTGTACCCCATACTTTGGCTAGTTTCTATCCTACCCATGTGGCTATTATATATCAAATCGTCAGCGCTGTACATAATTACATATTATATAATTGGCTACCGAAAAAAAGTAGTTAAAAACAACTTAAATCTCGTTTTTCCAGACCATTCTCCGGAAGAAATAAATCGTATAGCCAAAGGCTTTTACAAGCATTTATGTGATATTATTTTTGAAACTATAAAGAGTCTTACCATTTCAGAAAAAGAAATCCGAAAACGCTTTCAGTTTGAAAATATTGAAATGTTACAACAATTGTATGAAAAAGATAAAAGCTTTCTCTTAATGTGTGGCCATTACGCTAGTTGGGAATGGAGTTTTATTTTACCAAGCCACATTAACCATAAGAGTTATGCTGTTTACAAAAAACTAGACAATCCCTATTTTGATACCCTCGTAAAAAATATTCGTGGGCGTTTTGGGGCTGAAACAATCACGAACAAAAAAATTGTACCCTTACTTTTTAGGAATTCGAAAAAAAATATAAACTCAGCAGCACTAATTCTTTCGGATCAATCCCCTAAAAAGAATGCCTACAAACATCGTGATACGTTTATGGGTATTGATGTTCCTGTTTTTACTGGTACCGAAGAACTTGCTAAAAGACTAGACTTCGCAGCTGTTTACTTGAAGATTAAAAAAGTAAAAAGGGGCTACTATAAAGCTTCTTTTGAATTGCTTGCAGAAAACCCAAAAGAATACCCTGGTTTTGAAATTACCCGAATGTTTTTAACGGAGATTGAAAATCAAATTAAAGAGCAACCAGAGTTTTACCTCTGGTCGCATAAACGCTGGAAGCACCGCATTCAGTAG
- a CDS encoding rhomboid family intramembrane serine protease yields the protein MPELHIATIIIIAANVIISIKGFNDFSFFEKYKFNIAGIRRGEQIRMASSGFLHADWSHLFFNMFTLFFFANVVINSVGVIKFVLIYLASLIVGNLLSYFFHKDEYHYSAVGASGAVTGVLYSAILFYPDMGLYLFFIPIAIPAWIFGILYLLYSIYGMKSRLGNIGHDAHFGGAIAGYVLTIAFAPILLQTQLWIVAVLAIPIILLFVLHKLGKI from the coding sequence ATGCCAGAACTTCATATTGCAACCATTATAATCATTGCAGCCAATGTAATTATCTCAATAAAAGGCTTTAATGATTTTTCTTTTTTTGAAAAGTATAAATTCAATATAGCCGGAATACGTCGTGGAGAACAAATACGAATGGCAAGTTCGGGTTTCTTACATGCAGATTGGTCGCATTTATTTTTTAATATGTTTACCCTATTCTTTTTTGCCAATGTGGTTATTAATTCCGTTGGGGTTATCAAGTTTGTATTGATCTATTTGGCAAGTTTGATTGTAGGAAATCTGCTGTCGTACTTTTTTCATAAAGACGAATACCATTACAGTGCAGTAGGAGCAAGTGGTGCGGTTACGGGTGTTTTATATTCGGCTATCTTGTTTTATCCCGATATGGGATTGTACCTGTTTTTTATTCCAATCGCCATTCCTGCTTGGATTTTTGGTATCCTGTATTTACTGTATTCTATCTACGGAATGAAAAGTAGATTAGGAAATATTGGTCACGATGCACACTTTGGCGGGGCTATTGCAGGGTATGTATTAACGATTGCTTTTGCACCTATATTATTGCAAACGCAATTGTGGATTGTTGCCGTATTGGCCATTCCTATTATTTTATTATTTGTATTACATAAACTCGGAAAAATTTAA
- a CDS encoding SIMPL domain-containing protein codes for MKKTFQILVILLTTTMMTHAQNTATPTVSVTGEGIINTVPDEANIDIRVENTGKDATIIKQENDRTVSKVLSFIKKMGIDEKDVRTEYIRLNKNYDYNSKTYNYSANQAISIKLKDLSKYEDLMNGLLQSGINRIDGVSFSASNEDELKAQARKKAVENAKMKAEEYASALNQSIGKAVMISEFQQPDYPQPRMYKSAMMESDSSGGQQPIAPGGIKLKTTVNVSFLLN; via the coding sequence ATGAAAAAAACATTTCAAATTTTAGTTATTCTCTTAACAACAACTATGATGACACACGCTCAAAATACAGCAACACCTACGGTATCGGTTACTGGCGAAGGGATTATAAATACGGTTCCAGATGAAGCTAATATTGATATCCGTGTAGAAAATACAGGAAAAGATGCTACCATAATTAAACAAGAAAATGACCGTACGGTTTCAAAAGTATTGTCATTCATAAAGAAAATGGGTATCGATGAAAAAGATGTAAGGACAGAATACATTCGATTGAACAAAAATTACGACTATAATAGTAAGACCTATAATTATAGTGCTAACCAAGCAATTTCAATTAAGTTGAAAGATCTTTCAAAATATGAAGATTTAATGAATGGCTTATTACAAAGTGGCATTAACCGTATTGATGGAGTAAGTTTTTCGGCTTCAAATGAAGATGAACTAAAAGCGCAAGCTAGAAAGAAAGCAGTTGAAAATGCTAAAATGAAAGCAGAAGAATATGCTAGTGCTCTTAATCAATCAATAGGGAAAGCGGTAATGATTAGTGAGTTTCAACAACCTGATTACCCACAACCAAGAATGTACAAGTCGGCTATGATGGAAAGTGATTCTTCTGGTGGGCAACAACCTATCGCTCCAGGAGGAATTAAATTAAAGACGACTGTTAACGTAAGTTTTTTATTAAACTAA
- a CDS encoding TlpA disulfide reductase family protein — protein sequence MRRILFTLLTAILLTSCAGDSNTYTLKGTASNFKDSTDIYVYSIKNSNQPKVIDTLTIMDGKFEGTYPKSDSLSVNYLTVNGVRANIVYFPENVDMKATLYKDSIGSSFVTGGKQNEAFKSFSEEMRGINEKKQADIEEFRKAQASGDAATVKRIQEENLALTKQETELKKDFIKSNKNSLFSVMLLSEMITRKEMTAQEASEVIDNLSPKVAASPIVKQVEAMIKNAKKVDIGSAAPDFSGPTPEGETLALKDALGKYTIIDFWASWCKPCRVENPNVVKVYEKYHDKGLNIISVSLDRKGQKDKWIKAIADDNMDWHHISNLQFWQDPIARAYNVRAIPATFLLDENGKIIDKNLRGAALGTKMESLLGNEDTN from the coding sequence ATGAGACGAATATTATTCACATTACTTACAGCAATACTTTTAACTTCTTGCGCTGGAGATAGCAACACTTATACCTTAAAAGGTACCGCCAGCAATTTTAAAGATAGTACAGATATATACGTGTACAGTATAAAAAATAGCAATCAACCCAAGGTAATTGATACCCTTACTATAATGGATGGCAAGTTTGAGGGAACATACCCTAAAAGTGACAGTCTATCTGTTAATTATCTTACCGTTAATGGTGTGAGAGCTAATATTGTATATTTTCCAGAAAATGTAGATATGAAAGCTACACTTTATAAAGACAGTATTGGATCTTCTTTTGTTACTGGAGGAAAACAAAATGAAGCATTTAAAAGTTTTTCTGAAGAAATGCGCGGGATCAATGAAAAAAAGCAAGCTGATATTGAAGAATTTAGAAAGGCTCAAGCGAGTGGTGATGCGGCTACCGTAAAAAGGATTCAAGAAGAAAATTTAGCACTAACTAAACAAGAAACTGAGTTAAAAAAAGATTTTATAAAAAGTAACAAAAACTCTTTATTCTCTGTTATGCTTCTTTCTGAAATGATAACTCGCAAAGAAATGACCGCTCAAGAAGCTAGTGAAGTAATTGATAACCTATCGCCTAAAGTAGCTGCTTCTCCTATAGTAAAACAGGTAGAAGCTATGATTAAAAATGCTAAAAAAGTAGATATTGGGTCTGCGGCACCAGATTTTAGTGGTCCAACTCCAGAAGGTGAAACCCTTGCTTTAAAAGATGCGTTAGGAAAATATACGATTATTGACTTTTGGGCGTCTTGGTGTAAGCCTTGTCGAGTAGAGAACCCAAATGTGGTTAAAGTGTATGAAAAGTATCACGATAAAGGATTAAACATTATTAGTGTTTCCTTGGATCGTAAAGGCCAAAAAGACAAATGGATAAAAGCTATCGCCGATGATAATATGGATTGGCATCACATATCTAACTTACAATTTTGGCAAGATCCAATTGCAAGAGCGTATAATGTGCGTGCTATCCCAGCTACATTTTTATTAGATGAGAACGGAAAAATCATTGATAAAAACCTTCGTGGCGCTGCTCTTGGAACTAAGATGGAGTCTCTACTAGGAAACGAAGACACCAACTAG